The genomic DNA TGATTCTTTCCTATGCCGACGAGCACGACGTCGATTTGATCTCGATGGGCACCCATGGACGAACCGGCCTCGATCGATATCTTCTCGGCAGCGTCGCCGAACGCGTCGTCAGAACGAGTGACGTTCCCGTTCTCACCTCTCAGTCCGAACCTGAAGAGAACTCGGGATACGACAGAATTCTGATTCCGACCGACGGAAGCGATACCGCAACCGCCGCCGTCGACCACGGTTTGGCCATCGCAGAACAGTACGACGCGACAGTCCACGTGCTATCGGTCGTTGATCTCAGTGCTGTGGTAGGTTCGTACGATGTCGCACCCATGATCGAGTCGTGGAAAGAACGATGTGAGCGAACTGTCGAGAGTGTCGCTGAGGAGAGTGAAAATCGCGGTCTCGATGTCGTCACTGACGTTGTAGAGGGGACACCCTACCGAGCGATACAGCAGTACATCGAAAGCGAGGAAATCGATCTCGTCACG from Halococcus salifodinae DSM 8989 includes the following:
- a CDS encoding universal stress protein, with translation MYDTILVPTDGSKGANAAARHGLNLAEAFDSQVRFLSVVDDRTYSSGLAGIDSEANDQREALERQATDALGVLEELADETPSTYQTAVEHGVPYKVILSYADEHDVDLISMGTHGRTGLDRYLLGSVAERVVRTSDVPVLTSQSEPEENSGYDRILIPTDGSDTATAAVDHGLAIAEQYDATVHVLSVVDLSAVVGSYDVAPMIESWKERCERTVESVAEESENRGLDVVTDVVEGTPYRAIQQYIESEEIDLVTMGTHGRTGLGRYLIGSVTARTVRTSEIPVLTV